Part of the Bacillus cereus group sp. RP43 genome is shown below.
CTTCTACAGTGTATGGACTCATTAATTCTTGTAAGACAAGTCCTCTTGGAGTCACTTCCATGACAGCCATGTCTGTAATAATTAAATCTACACATTTTTTCGAAGTTAATGGCAATGTACATTCCGAAACAATCTTTGCATTTCCGTATTTATCAACATGATTCATCACAACAACGACCCGCTTCGCTTTTTGCGCTAAATCCATCGCTCCTCCGATACCTGGAACTCGTTTTCCTGGTACAATCCAGTTCGCTAAATCACCATTTTCACTTACTTGTAACGAACCAAGTATCGTAACATCCAGTAATCCTTTTCGAATCATACCAAACGCCATGCAGCTATCGAAATAACTTGCTCCTGTAATAAGAGATGTTGGTAAACCAGCTGCGTTACATAAATTCTCATCTTCATTCCCTTTACTTGGCGTTGGTCCCATACCAACAATACCGTTTTCCGCGTGAAACATTACATTCATATCTTCTGGCAAATGATTCGGTACAAGTGATGGAATTCCAATACCTAAATTTACAAGCATACCATTTTGAATTTCTTTTGCTGCACGTCTTGCAATCTTATCTCTTACTTCTACGCCCATACCCATTTCCAATTCACCCCTTCCGATGGAACGATATAATTTACAAATACACCAGGGACGACAATTTCCTCTGGATCTAAACTTCCAAGTGGAACAATTTCTTCTGCTTCTACAATCGTTATGTCCCCAGCCATAGCTACGTGCGGATTCATATTACGAGCGCTTTTATCAAATACAAGATTGCCAAACGGATCCGCTTTTTTCGCATATACAATTGCGACTTCAGCCGTTAAAGCTGTTTCAACTAAATATGTCTTTCCATTCATTTCAACTGTACGTTTTCCTTCTTCTACAATCGTATCAACACCAACGTCAACTAAAATACCACCAAGTCCTACACCACCAGCACGAATACGCTCTGCAAGTGTTCCTTGCGGAGAAAATTCAATTTGCAGTCTTCCTTCATTTAATTGTCTTCCCGCATTTGGATTTGACCCAATATGAGAAGTAACTAAAGATTTAACCCTTTCATTCGTAACAAGACGACCGATTCCTACATCAGGAAATCCAGTATCATTTCCTATTAAATTTAAATTTGTAATGTCTTTATCTAAAACAGCTTGAATTAAAGATGGAGGAGATCCAATCCCTCCAAATCCCCCAAACATTAATGTCATATCATCATGGAACAAAGAAATTACTTCCTCTATTTCTTTTAATTTACCGAATGTATTTGTAATAGTTGTCATGCGATACTATGCCCTCCTTTTTGCATCATCTCTTCCACGCTCTTTACAAAAATTGAAAGTAATTCATCTAACTCCGAATATGTAGTTGTCATTGGCGGTGCCACAAGCAGTGCACTATCCTCTTTTCCTGCTTGCCCTGAAACAGCTTGGTATAAGAGCAGTCCATTTTTAGCCGCAACTGAAATAAGCTCCGACGCTTTTGTAAACGGTTGCAATTCTATTCCAATTAGCAATCCTTTTCCACGCACATCAGCAATGATTGTAGATTGTTGCTGAACTTTCTGTAAACCTTTTATTAAATACTCACCCTTTTCTGCTGTTTTTTCAGGTAGATTATGTTTCTCCATATATTCAATAACAGCTAAAGCCGTTGCTGCAGACAATGGATTTGCACTTAACGTATGCCCACTCATAACAGAACGTGATCCACGTAAAATTGGCTCCATAACACGGTCACTTACAATCGTCGCTGCCATCGGTGTATACCCAGCTCCTAATCCCTTGCCAAGCGTCATAATATCTGGTTCTACACCCCAATGCTCCATCGCAAACCATGCGCCAGTACGACCAAGCCCAGTCATTACTTCATCAGCAATAAATAAAATATCGTAATGACTACAAATATCTTTAATCACTTTATAATATTCTTTAGGCGGAACAACCGCACCTCCAGCCGCTCCGATAATCGGCTCAGCGATAAAAGCTGCAATATGCTCTGCACCAATTCGTTCAATAGATCTTTCTAGTTCAGTCGCACAAGCAAGCTGACAAGTTGGATATACCTTTTGCATCGGACA
Proteins encoded:
- a CDS encoding CoA transferase subunit B yields the protein MGMGVEVRDKIARRAAKEIQNGMLVNLGIGIPSLVPNHLPEDMNVMFHAENGIVGMGPTPSKGNEDENLCNAAGLPTSLITGASYFDSCMAFGMIRKGLLDVTILGSLQVSENGDLANWIVPGKRVPGIGGAMDLAQKAKRVVVVMNHVDKYGNAKIVSECTLPLTSKKCVDLIITDMAVMEVTPRGLVLQELMSPYTVEDVKRHTTADFHISSNLLVIE
- the atoD gene encoding acetate CoA-transferase subunit alpha translates to MTTITNTFGKLKEIEEVISLFHDDMTLMFGGFGGIGSPPSLIQAVLDKDITNLNLIGNDTGFPDVGIGRLVTNERVKSLVTSHIGSNPNAGRQLNEGRLQIEFSPQGTLAERIRAGGVGLGGILVDVGVDTIVEEGKRTVEMNGKTYLVETALTAEVAIVYAKKADPFGNLVFDKSARNMNPHVAMAGDITIVEAEEIVPLGSLDPEEIVVPGVFVNYIVPSEGVNWKWVWA
- a CDS encoding aspartate aminotransferase family protein: MRDYLIKPLVGQPYPMISHGKGVYLYDQNGNKYFDGSSGAITAGIGHGVTEIAEVIKKQAEEIAFVYRSQFTSEPAEKLAKKLSDLSVGDLNWSFFVNSGTEANETAMKIAIQHFQERGIQGKHKILSRWMSYHGITMGALSMSGHPLRRQRFVSILEDYPTIPAPYCFRCPMQKVYPTCQLACATELERSIERIGAEHIAAFIAEPIIGAAGGAVVPPKEYYKVIKDICSHYDILFIADEVMTGLGRTGAWFAMEHWGVEPDIMTLGKGLGAGYTPMAATIVSDRVMEPILRGSRSVMSGHTLSANPLSAATALAVIEYMEKHNLPEKTAEKGEYLIKGLQKVQQQSTIIADVRGKGLLIGIELQPFTKASELISVAAKNGLLLYQAVSGQAGKEDSALLVAPPMTTTYSELDELLSIFVKSVEEMMQKGGHSIA